TTTACCTTGAGCGTTTGTTTGTTTAATTGATCTCCTTTTTACATTAGCTTTCAAGTATACAACTACCATTAAAAGAAGaacaatagacaaacatgcgcTGACTATGTATTAAGTCTATAAAAAAGTGGGCGTCCTCATTATCCTATGGAGATTTAAGTAAATGCAATGACCCCTTCCTATCAAAACGACTTCGTTCTTTGTAAATATGAACATTATATTGATGTAGTTACATATAGTTGCAGCCTTTGATTTTTATAGTATAGGTAAAATTTGTGTTACATCTTATCCTGtaaattatacaataataataTCACTGTATGTAAACACTAACACTTGCCTCATGGAGCATTTCCTCACTTCtttccaattatttttttaaaatcaagtatTTGGTCTAGTCAAAATTTGACCTCATCAATTTCAAtcaatatagttttaatttatcataattatattttcaatttgaacCGTTTCCAATTACACGTAccttttctttttgttgttttgaaatGGACATTTTTTAGTATCATCCTTTACATGATCTTCTTCGTAACAGTAAGTTAGTGTAAATATTTAGTGTATTTGATACATGTGTACGAGTTGCATATGTTTATGAAtcttatagttttaaaatagcaCATAAAGATACATATGcataaaagaaaacatataaagaaaaaagtttgtGACGACCAAGTTCTACGTTAacagaaaatgatttaattctggttgtaacacgctttctgattggttgaaaaatttattttatatcgaataaagaatgttgcctacatCATAGTAAGACAAAcgtcaaaattgtttttatccgcctgacgttacgtttgaattttgtacaatttgatgtcaatttttagatgaaatgactgtttttatcaacaattgacagcaaaaaattacattataaggaatgaattcaatatttattagttttatacaatataaaatggtttggaagAATTTACGCTTTtattataaaccgcttcgcggtttataaagcgtaaactgccccaaaccattttatatcgtataaaactaataaatattgaattcattcctaaAATAAAAGAAGTGACAGTGCActacacaatgaaaaatcacggacatgtacatacataagGCATAAACACCTTACCACCAGAAGACAAAATTGGTTTTACTTGACGgatttcaaatattgaattaaaactatcAGATAATCACATAATTTAACACTTTCTTTTTAGATATACACCACTTCATCGAACCACTAACTGAACCGTGTGTAGACATATCGGTGGGAGATTGCAGAGACCCTGCAGCATTGGAGGCCATCTGCAGCGATTGTGAATTGGCTCAGTATTGTCGAAAATCATGTCGACTTTGTCAAGGTCATTTACtacttttaatatatttagatgtcttaacatcatttttttttacattgtctttcattatttgtttgtttgttatttttttttggggggggggggctgtgcAATGGAATGTGGCATTTTTAGAGGGATTGGTGGCTCTGCCATTTTATACTtcattaatctctctctctctctctctctctctctctctctctctctctctctatatatatatatatatatatgtgctaGTTACAATACTGAATTTTAAGTCACAAActgatataaaaatgtatattatgggatgatgtttatattaattaacAACTATTTTGTATAGCTgtgttttcaaatttatataagtTATTTTAAATCGATATGCACATTTTAGGAAGAAAAACAttgaattcaaaacaaaacaaatcagtTCAGAAACTACACaatcaaattattatttttataaattcaaacatCTTCTTGGTAGGCGCAACAAATCCTTTAACAatcctttaatttgatatttaaactAGGCTGCCAGAGTCTTTGGCGCCTTTGgtttgaaattttacattgcTCTAATATTACTACTACGTTTGTAATCCCTTTCTGTAAACTTCGCATACAGAACACACAGGGACCACTACTTGGTCGGAAAATCTCGTTTTGTTTGACTACTATCCAGCTCATAACCAATGCAACTATAGTCAAGCAATAGGGCCTTCCATTTGTCACAGCATCAAGGCTCACGGGCGAGCAGAACAGCACGCAGGTTACCTCAATCTTCCAACGTACGATAGTCTTATACACGTCCACTTTACAACAAATGGCGAGCTTCTTACTAACCTACAACTTCTCTCCTGTCAGACAACTGGAAAAGGCCGTGTGGATATCGTACTAAACAACGCAACCATTGCTGAGGCTTACAATGAAACCAGTGTATGGGCCTGGGATTGGACTCTTCATGAACTAAACCCGGCACAACATAAGGGTACTCATAACTACACGTTGGTCATCGTGAAAGACAGGAAAGTTAGAAGTTATGGCCACTACTGGCTTAGAAACATCAGACTTGAAACTACGGTAGTCCACCATGGGCATAATTAATGACAAAAACAAGGAAATATCggaataaattgaaaatatgtttttgttttcctttcgctcttttttttcattcttgtaTCATCTTTTATTATaagatttttggaaaaacaaagttataaaattcataaaaacaataactatcaaattcagtatattttattttattataataaatggaTGAATTGCGCAGAAATTAgcatttcttgaaaattgtacACAATCGATACCATATTTAAAATTACGATCAATTTCGTCTATTGTTATCTCATCTAAATAATGTTCACCATGCGCATGGAAAATAGTCGTCGAAATTATTTACCGGTGTTGTATAGTCCTTTTCCCCATAGCCAACTCCTCGAaaaaaaatggctatatagctgTTTCTCctcacggaaagctgactatagtGGGATTTCCCCCATTTAATAGCCAGATTAACCCCACAAAAAACCTACTTTATCCTAGATTTTCTCCCTGTTTTACATTCCTGTAATGTTTATGGCGGACCTACTCATAATAAAGGGTAATAAATGCATTATTAATTATACAtagtataaaatacatgttttttttacaccttataTGAGAAAAGGCACGCACATTCATCACACTTTTGTAGCATAACCCTTTATTTTACCCTTCGTTGCGCCTTTTGGAAGACCTTGCACCTTTTttcggatttcggaataccttggatttttttctgttttcaatgCATGTCTACAGTTTTGACTATAATGTTATGACATGGACATTTAAAGAATTAAAGAAGACGTCACAAAACATTTCAGCTTGGAAAATACGCCAGTTTGGATATTAGAAAACTAGAATAGAGCTGTGTAAAATTTTtcacatgaaaatataaatgaattatctatcaaaaatatgatataatacaatacCTTATATTGTTAACACGTTTTAACCATTTAAAACTAacgctttaaaaaagtcaaatgTTGTCTTACTTCggaaattttaagtttaaaaaccGTGAAAAACACAGAAGGTCTGTCGCACGGCAAGGAAAATGCAAAAGtggtttaaaggggcatggtcacgattttggtcaaattctatgtttatgtttttatcatttacaatgctttataaatgcatttctaatcatcaaataaaatttgagagtcattcgtagagttataagcaagatacagagctcacaactctttgtcatgtaaacaaggctcgtgccccgTTTCTGTTTACataagttcaatataccagtaaaaaatctttttctagcttatttgtctatctttttatttattctaagcatagataaacagttcctaacgtttaacacattcggtttatgtttaaaatgaaatttttacttcaaccttcaaaatgtaaacaaacgctttgtttacatagcgaagaattgcaagctctgtaactcgcttataactcaacaaatgacactcaaatttcggttgacTATCAAAATGCTTTTCTggagcattgtaaatattaaaatcggaaaaataattgttttccgaaatcgtgaccatgcccctttaaatcaCTTCTACAGTTTACATAATGTATTAAAGaacatttctttcaattttattcaaCCATTAAAACGTGAAAAAATGCAATTCATCAATTTTAAGATAAGTTAAAAAGAGAAAACTACTTCAGTTATTACCAGGATATGACGCTGGTCAGCTTATGAGGAACCATTTATCAAGTCACCGGGAACGTCGCTGGGAAATTTAAGGACAAAAATCTATCATATGCATTAatcaatttgaatataaaatacaCGTTCTGCAATCAATATCAAACCCATATAAACCTTACAAATATTACagcttaaatttttttaatcacttcTGGTAACGATAGGATATAACAACGAACACTGTGATGTTTTAAATCCGTCCGTAAAGATAACAGTAATATTATATAACTCTGAAAAAACCCCTGAAGTATCgaagaaaaatcaaagatatTTGATTATTATCTCGAGCATTTATAGCTTAGTCGGGCATGTAGCTTTAGGGGAGGGGCGCAGGGGACCTGTCCCCACTTGCTTTTTGGCGCAGAtctttcttaaacttacatataaaagattgaaatgaaaataaggaaatgaacaGTGAACAGGTAAACTATCCCATCCCCTTCCACGAATTAGggttttcacaaatttggaatgtttttttttaattttgcttgtcaagatgatttggatgagtctgccctcccctccttcactttcaaaaacgatgctatgtgCTTGTTTGTCTAACTCAATGTGAATTCATACGAAACTATAATTTAAATAAAGCATTTAATTTAAATCGGCTTCagtattatatttttgtgtaatgTTGtcgattgaaataaaaacaacgtTCTAAGACTTTTATTTGTTATGTAATTTCATTCATTAAGAAGGCTAGgtagtcaacaaattaaccatcagatctgacttaacttttaacatatgaacattttGGCCATTAACTAAACAAAGCTAACGCTAGCAGCCACTGATAGCAGCCACGAGAGCATTTCTCGtcattacgagatcttttctcgtaatatttaataacgagataataaattcgtaataacgagaaattACGCAATCTTTTCTCATGATAACGAGACAATTTACTAGTAATACCGAGATATTTTCTCGTAAGTACGAcacaagaatatttttttatgttttctataAAGGTACGTCGTACTTGTATGTGTAATTCTAATCATCCTAGCGTtagaaatattaattataagttAACGCAAGTGATCTGCAATATGTTGTTAAATGAAATGTCAttaatcatttattcatttttctggattttttgttaaattgaatgatttattgttatttgttaatttttttttatgataaagagttacggtttctttttgttaaaattacaaaactaCACAACTTGATTTCTTTAAGGCCAACAAGTCTAAGACGTAGAAGCTTAAAACAAGAGGGCAATTCATTCATTTACTAGCCAAGCATCCCCCAAAATAGTTTACCGTCGCAAAGATACTGAGGTTCATATGTATGATTTGACTGGTCAATTTAGACAATGAATCTCCAAATCTGGAATCACGTTTTTTGAATTCCATATTTCGACTTTTGAATCTTGAATCTCTAATGATCCTTTTAGTATTTCGTACACGTATCTAAgcgtttttatttaattgtgatGAAATGTTATGCAGATGTTGACTGTGGTTGAGGATTGAGGGTAATAGAATTATTACAGCCCCCAAGGGACTAAATATGTAACGCAAGTATGCAAAGGGCAATATATTGCTGTTTATATCGAGTATTACAGACGTAGTATGGTATATGGATTCattaaacattcaataaaaataaccCTGAGGACAGCATACTTCTGTGAATTTAATTTCCAAAGCGAACACTTTATAATTTGTCTATAACATTTgtatgtcattttttacaaCTGTTCAATTTCATAAATGGTATGAAagcaaaatctttttattagtCTGCGCATTAACATACACAATGAAAACTTTACTTGTCAATGATGCTGAGTTGTTGCTTGTTAACAAGTTTGAGTTATCGGACTTCAAATTAAATCTAGCAACTTGGATAACACTAAATAAGTTGCGAGAGTAAATGCGAGGAAAATCGAACAATTCCAGTAAATAGTTTCGATAACTATTTTCCATGGGCAAATAGCACATAAGTATTATATGGAAAACGTTATTTAGATATTGAAATAACAATATAATTGGTCTtagttttacatttaaataaaaatgcatcaaTTGTTCACTATTTTTAAGAGGAACTAATATTTCATTTCTGAGCAATTCGTCCATTTATAATTATGCAGTAGAATACACTATTATTATAAAATgacaattattgtttttatgaattGTCTAACTTTGTTTTCCAGTTATTTTGATGATAGATGAAACAACAATGAAAATAAGAGCGGAAggaaaacaaaaagatattttcaCTTTATTCCGATATTTTATTGCTTTTGTCATTTATTATGTCCATGGTGGACTACCGTAGTTTCAAGTCTGATGTTTCTAAGCCAGTAGTGGCCATAACTTCTAACTTTCCTGTCTTTCACGATGGCCAACGTGTAATTATTAGTACCCTTATGTTGTGCCGGGTTCATTTCATGAAGAACCCAAACCCAACCCGGTTTAGTGTCGTAATTAGCCTCAGCAATGGTTGCGTTGTTGAGTGTAATGTCCACACGGCCTTTTCCAGTTGTCCGACATGAGAGAAGATGTAGGTTAGTAAGAGGTTCGCCATTTGTTGTAAAGTGGACGTGTATTAGACTATTGTACGTTGGAAGATTAAGGTAATCTCCGTGATGTATTATTGCTCGAGCTTGTGCCTTGATGCTGTTGCATATGGAAGGCCCTATTGCTTGACTATAGTTGCACTTGTTATGAGCTGGATAGTAGTCAAACAAAACGAGATTTTCCGACCAAGTAGCGGTCCCTGTGTGCTCTGAATACGAAATGGACGGAAAGAAATAACAAACGTGGTACTAgtattagagtaatgtaaaatttcaaacCAATGGCGTAAAAGATTATGGCTGcctaatttaaatatcaaatgaaaggtttcttaaaaaacattttgttatgcCTACCTTGAAGatgtttgaatttgaaaatattaatttgattgtGTAGTTTCTGAATTGattggttttgttttaaattcaatattttttatcataaaatgtgcgtatgaatttcaaataattgttttgttttatgatctgtttttataagttaatttttcaatttgaaaacaCCGCTACACAAAATAATTGTTACTGAAAATAACATCATCCcataatatacatatttataacagtatgtaacttttaaaaaattcaatatttttataaacatatatatatttttatacagagctTTTCTTTCCAGGAGATTAATAAAGTCTAAAATGCCAACAGCCATTAATCCTTGTTAAAATGCCGCATTCAATTACACAGCCAAAAGTTATAATAATTTTAGAAAAgcaatacaaaagaaaatgtgaataaaatgatgtttcgacaatataataataataataatataatatctaAATATATTGAAGGTAGTAAAAGACCTTGGCAAAGTCCACATGATTTTCGACAATACTGAGCCAGTTCACAATCACTGCAAATGGCCTCCAATGCTGCAGGGTCTCTGCAATCTCTCGCAGATATATCTACACACGGTTCAGTGGGTGGCGCGATGAAGTGATGTATATCTAAAGAGAAAGTGTTTCATTATGTGAATATCTgatagttttaattcaatatttgaaatcTGTCGAGTAAACCAGGTTTGTCTTCCAGTGGTAAGGTCGTTATGCCTTTGTGTAGTGCACTGTCACTTCTTTTAATTTGTATGGCCGACTCAAaccttttttctttatatgttttatatcatgcatatgttttataatttttgtaatcaattCAACTCTAtgcacttttttaaaactatgtttCAGAAACACATACATGCAACTCGTTTGCCTCAGATATACTAGTAAATAATTAAACTAACTTAGTTTTACGATGATAGGATGATGCATAggatgattttcaaaatttcaatttcaaaacaacattaagAAAAATGCACATGTACTTATAACTTAGCTTTGCTGGccttttaattttctttcatagtATGTAATTGCAAACcgttcaaattgaaaaaaacccaatcatattaaattaaaaccaTGTAGATTGAGCTTTGTAATTGATGAGTTTTAATAATGTCTAGACcaaattcttaattaaaaaatattagaaagGAGGAGTTGTCCTATGGGCGGCTATGAGGCAGTATCATAAACAGTGATAATGGTATCGTTTTATAACTAAGAGAAAGGGATTCACCACAACTGTTGGTCTTATAAACACAGCCGCTTGTTTTTCTGTAATAAAGAATTCAACCTATAGTAACCTATAGCACctctgcgaatgttattgtcatttaaatttagaccacgtggttttattagaaatttttaatatattttaacggttaattaaaaaaatcataaataagattatatatcaatatataaatgGATTAATTTAATACTCATTtagttttaatgaaaaagatttttcagaaTGGGGTGCCTAGGAACGCGGTTAGACTAATTAACGTCATGGCAGAAAGTGAAGGCCGAGTTGACCATTGGGTAGATACTTTATATCTAACAACTTTGGttcaaaatatgcaaattaATGTGCATACACTTGCCTTTTTTaatttccaatatttttttaactcgACAGAttggtacatgtagttataagtTATATTAGGGTGGCGTGGGACATATGTCGATAATAATGTGAATTGAGGTACAGTATAATTGACATACTTTCACCAGTTTAGGATTTTCAAATTTCactattttttacattatttgatcggaaaatacgttttaaaatgtttttaaaggtgaaaattaattttttttatcaagatgGATACAAAAAAACGGAATTAAAATATCCAgggggattcgaactcatgatttACATATTTGTAGTGAAAACTTAAAAAGGATACGGCGTgcataaattgaaattaaaaaaaataaatgcataaaataaggaagtTAAATGTGGATGGGGTTccccaattatttttttgaaaacattctttaatttgaaaatctttgtttgaATAGTGCTTAAAATTATAGTGAAGTTTGAcctaaagaacaaaattaaGAATATAGCAATTTAGAATAAATACCTACTCAATggtttaaaataagattttaaaaagttagctattttttattcaaagtcAGAGGCAACAAAATGAAACAGAGCTACATACAGTACATATAAACACCATTcgtttttgtttagattttacgTCCCTGTCGGCTCCTCTAAATATCCAGTCatgcaattttttaatttcaactttaaaGAATATACAAAAATTAACCCAAAAAATAAGGTTGTACAAATGAAGcattgttggggttttttttcaagtgtaAAGTGTTATCTAGTGTCATATATGATTTTGAAGGTACTTTACTGTAAAAGAGAATGATTGTAAACATTATCCCATGCGTTTCGTCTAAAAGTAAAAATGATTGCAATGTATGTAAGGGAGATACTCCACGGATTGAAAGGTAGATATATTGGGTTTAATTTAGGAACAAAGCAGTTGAATGATTAAGATCTCTTTTAAATTTGACATCGTGCTGAATTGGTTTACAAATGTTAACAGACCTTTTCTTTAATTAAGAACACTTGCCTTTGTTGCACAGTTCTTTCTTGCAGTATGTAGTTGTGTTTGATAGAGAACTTCTTCTTCCGACAATATTGGCTGACGCAGTACAATCCGTTCTCTATAATATATATAGCAGatgattcaaaatttgttatatGGTAGTCCTTTAActgtatctaaaaaaaatactttatttgcTTGAGTCTTTGTTAATCTGTTCATACAAAAAGAGTGTAAACCAAGTTGTCTTTGTCTTCGAAAAAAAATTTACGAGGTTTGTTATGGCTTCGTTTCGGGCATATTTTTTGAAGCGAAGCGAATCCATCACAACCGCAAGGCTGTTACAGTAATAAAAACATGGGGTGGAGTAGACTTGGTCACGAAACGTTGCCGCGAACCATTTTATTCCCGGTCAATCGCAGAATAAAGTCTTTGCGAAAAAAAGTTGATTTACATTAATCAAATTACATACGTATCATTAATAAATTTTGCAATGAACATGTACAACGTGATTTGGAACTGCTAAAAgactatatatttttgaaaattgaagaaTACACCTCAACATTTATAAGCATACACGATTAGCTGTAAGATGAAATAGAAGTAAACGAtacagttaaaaatgtaaataaatggaCGGATGGTCGCgggaattttaaattgtaattgatCTCATTGAAAAGAAACTTTCTGCGTAAAGACTTtgctaaaaaatcatttaagacAACGATACTTTTTTCATAAGATATTATTTATTACTAAAACTTTATATCCAATAATTTAAGGTAGATCCGACGGGTGATAAGTTGACCACTCAGTCTCCCTAAGAAGCTTTGAAATCGAcagagttatctatctttaaaGAATGCTTGTAATGTTACTAATTCTGTCTTTATTTACCTTTACACAGCCGTATGACTTTGTCCGAGTCCCATTCTGGTCCTCTGTTCGCTCAAAACACTATCAAAGATATAATAGTAATTTGTACGCTTTATTTTTCTATTCAGTAAAACAAATATGCCATATACCAAGAAACATATTACGCAtttaaagcaaaacactttTAATCACAAAgtagtgtttttaaaaaaggaaatttaaatttaatgattattgAGAACGTTTTGTCGTTTGGAATTCATTTATTGAGACAATCAAAGATCGAATAATTTGGCCATTCCTCTACTTTATTTTTGTCAGAAACTAAAGGCCAGGCTTGCCATGTTGTCGCATTGACTAATTATTTAAAGGTTCGAGCTCAAGGTTTAGATCAAGGTCAATTCTTCGTTCATTTTGATAGTAAGCCCCTGACACGTTATCAATTTTCAGCCATACTTGCCAAATCATTGCAATTCTATGAGGGTAAGA
This genomic window from Magallana gigas chromosome 5, xbMagGiga1.1, whole genome shotgun sequence contains:
- the LOC105323144 gene encoding uncharacterized protein encodes the protein MCRYLIQCDGECFERTEDQNGTRTKSYGCVKRTDCTASANIVGRRSSLSNTTTYCKKELCNKDIHHFIAPPTEPCVDISARDCRDPAALEAICSDCELAQYCRKSCGLCQEHTGTATWSENLVLFDYYPAHNKCNYSQAIGPSICNSIKAQARAIIHHGDYLNLPTYNSLIHVHFTTNGEPLTNLHLLSCRTTGKGRVDITLNNATIAEANYDTKPGWVWVLHEMNPAQHKGTNNYTLAIVKDRKVRSYGHYWLRNIRLETTVVHHGHNK
- the LOC117693078 gene encoding uncharacterized protein; translated protein: MPFTRYGVFLFTIVAVVLHGQDHNDPPVHCVSCHDVHNARVCPHLIQCDGECFERTEDVNGTRTKSYGCVKRKDCTASASIIGRRSSLSNTTTYCKKELCNKDIHHFIEPLTEPCVDISVGDCRDPAALEAICSDCELAQYCRKSCRLCQEHTGTTTWSENLVLFDYYPAHNQCNYSQAIGPSICHSIKAHGRAEQHAGYLNLPTYDSLIHVHFTTNGELLTNLQLLSCQTTGKGRVDIVLNNATIAEAYNETSVWAWDWTLHELNPAQHKGTHNYTLVIVKDRKVRSYGHYWLRNIRLETTVVHHGHN